From Paenibacillus sp. PL2-23:
ATCCCGGGCAACGTTTTTTCAGCAGTCCTTTGTTTTTTTTGAATCACAGGACATCGACCGCAAGAAGAAGCTAACCCATTCCGCTTATTCGAACAAAGAACTTTACCTGCCGATTATCATCAAATCCGCGTCCTCGCGAATGATCGTACGGTCGGTGCTTGGCGCGACAACAGATGAAGACTTCGACCGGCACACGTTCTACTACGGTATTTATAATCAGCTCGCGGATGATTGGGCCGATCTGGAGGATGATTTGCGGGACGGCGCAGTTACCCCTTACACCTATTATTGGAGATATCATGGGACAAGAGATGACCTTATTAATCCATTTGAAATGTATTGGACCGTTATCGCTTATCTCATCCACGACGTATACCGCTCAGATGTCCTGGCGCGAGACGTTATCCTGAATCGAGCCATCAACGGACTCAAACGCAGTCAGGAGAGGTTGGGCAAGGGAAAGTATGGGGAGCTGATGGCCATATTCGCCCCCAGCAGTCCCGAGTTCGGCTCCTTGCTTGAGGGGATGGCCAGCAAGGCGGATCGCGTTGAATTTTTTGACAAGCTGCTGCGTGATCAGACCATGGCTATGCTCCGCAATAATCGCGAGGAGAAGGCGCAGTTCAAGCAAACCGTGCGACAAGTGAGGGAGCAGCTGCAGGATGTCATTCCGATATCCGATCCGGCGGAACCGCTTGCCGTTCGAGAATCGCTGATCGAAGCGGCCAATTACAGTCTGGACGGCTCCGGAAAGCGGCTGCGACCCATTATGGCATGGGTCATGGCAACGGAAGCCTACGGGCTTGCCCCCAGCTTGATTGCGCCGCTAGTGAGATCGCTTGAATATATGCATACGGCATCCTTAATATTTGACGATCTGCCATCGCAGGATAACGCCTCTTCACGCAGAGGCAGACCGACCTTGCACGAGCTCCATGATAGCGCAACTGCTGAATTAACCGGACTGTTCATGATGCAGAAGGCGATGCAGGAGCAGGCTTCCTTGACGGCGTTCGACCCGAAGGCAGTCGTTGCGCTTATTCATTATTCATCCTCGCGAGCGGCCGACATGTGCCGAGGGCAAGCGATGGACCTGGGCAGCCGAGGCAAGACGCTGACACTGGAGCAATTAAATACGATATGCTTCTACAAGACAGCAATAGCCTTCGAAGCGTCGCTCGTTATGCCAGCCATACTGG
This genomic window contains:
- a CDS encoding polyprenyl synthetase family protein, giving the protein MIIEMTAQADAWYRQAEAKAEAYFEVLNRQVSTQAYVSSLTQDFMQWSKQHVRNPSWTSFYSRANKKPSSKHYHRYLSWMERRGELDAYLERSVSYMYMRDLGKRLDAPDTIQRIQRLVSFVKKYMMESTDSAEGEHPAFLSLAGIYRWAQQEGVEEAAIWVIHKLKQVGSRIPEEMDADHGIRKLMKIIFGVVLHVMEDMDDSILPEERASRLDAAIRMGYCYGLTYPFIDDLLDSSVLSPEEKLTYSTMIRSTLLQGAVPAFHPQQWPERHVELIRFVHSELGEAFDYMKQQQSQESRATFFQQSFVFFESQDIDRKKKLTHSAYSNKELYLPIIIKSASSRMIVRSVLGATTDEDFDRHTFYYGIYNQLADDWADLEDDLRDGAVTPYTYYWRYHGTRDDLINPFEMYWTVIAYLIHDVYRSDVLARDVILNRAINGLKRSQERLGKGKYGELMAIFAPSSPEFGSLLEGMASKADRVEFFDKLLRDQTMAMLRNNREEKAQFKQTVRQVREQLQDVIPISDPAEPLAVRESLIEAANYSLDGSGKRLRPIMAWVMATEAYGLAPSLIAPLVRSLEYMHTASLIFDDLPSQDNASSRRGRPTLHELHDSATAELTGLFMMQKAMQEQASLTAFDPKAVVALIHYSSSRAADMCRGQAMDLGSRGKTLTLEQLNTICFYKTAIAFEASLVMPAILAQAEEGEMELLKAYAYHAGIAFQIKDDLLDLEGDHQLLGKPAGKDIANHNSTFVTLLGRSGASKAMWEHYCSATDVLRKLPRRSAFLHHLLDYIVTRDH